In Streptomyces chartreusis NRRL 3882, the following are encoded in one genomic region:
- a CDS encoding ABC transporter permease translates to MTATTTPTPRPTPTAAPATPAAQAHTTAAGVTVARSYRFEVVKLLSQWRIRLLLLACWIAPALFVAGVSAQSTLPTDTLFGRWMHATGWAGPLVTLGFAGTWALPLLTSVVAGDVFASEDRLGTWRHLLVAVRSPRRIFAAKALAGLTVILLLVAGLPVSSTVGGLLAVGDRPLVGLDGHLLAPGDAAGTVLLAWACVLAPALALAGIGLLGSVVLGRSPMGLLLPAIVAPAMQLAQMLPLPVAVRLALPGDAFLTWNGLFTSPAQLTPLLIGIVVSLLWALTATALAYVLFLRRDFTNPTDDGSARRAVTTAALPLAGLLGVTVAVVAATTTATGSGIEQAKVQHSLATEFAHLYRLQTDQLHRPAVTEAQLRTGAACTKAGVQDGAQGPGNDWRCVVSWHLPGVAATGSAVYQLDITADGRFVADGDGPKEVNGYFLVRTPSGDAPNPLWQFDGNVDLLATSPESPTP, encoded by the coding sequence ATGACCGCAACCACGACCCCGACCCCGCGCCCCACCCCCACCGCCGCGCCCGCCACGCCCGCCGCGCAAGCGCACACCACCGCAGCGGGCGTCACAGTTGCCCGAAGCTACCGTTTCGAAGTCGTCAAGCTCCTCTCCCAGTGGCGGATCCGCCTCCTGCTCCTGGCCTGCTGGATCGCGCCGGCGCTCTTCGTGGCCGGGGTGAGCGCGCAGAGCACGCTGCCCACCGACACCCTCTTCGGCCGCTGGATGCACGCCACCGGGTGGGCCGGGCCGCTGGTGACGCTGGGTTTCGCCGGCACCTGGGCGCTTCCGCTGCTCACCTCCGTCGTCGCCGGGGACGTGTTCGCCTCCGAGGACCGGCTCGGCACCTGGCGCCACCTCCTCGTCGCCGTCCGCTCACCCCGCCGGATCTTCGCGGCGAAGGCACTGGCCGGTCTCACCGTCATCCTGCTGCTCGTGGCCGGGCTGCCCGTCTCCAGCACGGTCGGCGGGCTGCTGGCCGTCGGCGATCGGCCCCTGGTCGGCCTCGACGGTCATCTGCTCGCGCCGGGGGACGCCGCCGGCACGGTCCTGCTCGCCTGGGCCTGTGTGCTCGCCCCGGCCCTGGCCCTCGCCGGAATCGGGCTCCTCGGGTCGGTCGTACTCGGGCGCTCCCCGATGGGTCTGCTGCTGCCCGCGATCGTCGCGCCGGCGATGCAGCTCGCCCAGATGCTGCCGCTCCCCGTCGCCGTACGCCTCGCCCTGCCCGGCGACGCCTTCCTCACCTGGAACGGCCTGTTCACCAGCCCGGCACAGCTCACGCCGCTCCTCATCGGCATCGTTGTCAGTCTCCTGTGGGCCCTGACGGCCACGGCGCTGGCCTATGTCCTCTTCCTGCGGCGCGACTTCACCAACCCCACCGACGACGGCTCGGCGCGCCGCGCCGTCACCACGGCGGCCCTGCCGCTCGCGGGGCTGCTCGGCGTGACGGTCGCGGTCGTGGCGGCGACGACCACGGCCACCGGCTCCGGGATCGAGCAGGCCAAGGTGCAGCACTCGCTCGCCACCGAGTTCGCCCACCTGTACCGCCTGCAGACCGACCAGCTCCACCGGCCCGCTGTCACCGAGGCGCAGTTGAGGACCGGGGCGGCGTGCACCAAGGCCGGTGTCCAGGACGGCGCCCAGGGGCCGGGCAACGACTGGCGGTGCGTCGTCTCCTGGCACCTGCCGGGCGTCGCGGCCACCGGGTCGGCGGTCTACCAGCTCGACATCACGGCAGACGGGCGCTTCGTCGCCGACGGCGACGGACCGAAGGAAGTGAACGGCTACTTCCTGGTGCGGACTCCGAGCGGAGACGCACCGAACCCGCTGTGGCAGTTCGACGGCAACGTCGACCTCCTCGCCACCTCACCGGAGTCGCCGACTCCCTGA
- a CDS encoding ABC transporter ATP-binding protein → MDSQLAIRARGITKCFGDVVALDGVDLHVTQGQIHGLVGPNGAGKTTLLGLLLGLAVADSGRLEILGTPVGRAFEAPGGVAGFLDGPGLYPSLTARQNLAALAALRGDDTRSAGIDDALEQVGLADVAEDRTRGFSLGMRQRLGLAAALLSTPRLLVLDEPCNGLDPAGKKHVHGVLTRLAREGTSVVLSSHRMDDLEALCSEVTILATGRIVFSGPLGKLAAENRELDYRLVTSDPERARRLAAGAPGIHLPDDATGGQGGAVLVVRALVPALDDLVVRLVRDGIALRELRPVFSPLEAAFLALTEQQKTDAEHQETGR, encoded by the coding sequence ATGGACTCACAGCTCGCGATCCGGGCTCGCGGCATCACCAAGTGCTTCGGCGACGTCGTCGCGCTCGACGGCGTCGACCTGCATGTGACGCAGGGACAGATCCACGGCCTGGTCGGTCCGAACGGGGCCGGGAAGACGACCCTGCTCGGCCTCCTTCTCGGCCTGGCCGTGGCGGACAGCGGACGTTTGGAGATCCTCGGCACGCCGGTGGGCCGGGCGTTCGAAGCACCCGGCGGTGTCGCCGGGTTCCTGGACGGGCCGGGGCTGTACCCCTCGCTCACCGCCCGGCAGAACCTCGCCGCGCTCGCCGCTCTGCGGGGCGACGACACGCGGTCGGCCGGGATCGACGACGCACTCGAGCAGGTGGGGCTCGCGGACGTCGCCGAAGACCGCACCCGCGGCTTCTCCCTGGGCATGCGTCAACGGCTCGGCCTCGCCGCGGCCCTGCTCAGCACACCGCGGCTGCTGGTCCTGGACGAGCCCTGCAACGGCCTGGACCCGGCCGGGAAGAAGCACGTCCACGGTGTTCTCACCCGGCTCGCGCGGGAGGGGACGAGCGTCGTGCTCTCCAGCCACCGCATGGACGACCTGGAGGCCCTGTGTTCCGAGGTCACCATCCTCGCGACCGGGCGGATCGTCTTCTCCGGGCCGCTGGGCAAGTTGGCCGCCGAGAACCGTGAACTCGACTACCGGTTGGTCACGTCCGACCCGGAGCGCGCACGCCGGCTGGCCGCCGGCGCGCCGGGAATCCACCTGCCCGACGACGCCACGGGAGGCCAGGGCGGGGCGGTGCTCGTGGTGCGCGCACTGGTGCCCGCCCTCGACGACCTGGTGGTGCGGCTCGTCCGCGACGGCATCGCGCTGCGCGAACTCCGCCCGGTCTTCTCCCCGTTGGAGGCGGCCTTCCTGGCCCTGACCGAGCAGCAGAAGACCGACGCCGAGCACCAGGAGACCGGTCGATGA
- a CDS encoding AraC family transcriptional regulator, which translates to MTLRLDEAPTVVDAGIGVHGVSTAHDVFRLPDLWQLHLYNYEGALSLGQSVHPIRPGHVSLVPPNTEVHFHYRGRSEHFYVHLRLHEGGTTRVVPVMRDAGAESTRLADLLRHAVTAMPTSPRRATAEVWTALWRIAELPRDDGAGHRHPFVAAAQAYIEEHLAGPLSVPDVARAVGISHTHLTRVFRAEAGLTVVAYIRHRRLQRARHLLLSSTLSITAIAAAVGIADLQAFNKACRRELGASPRDVRAAAPAGLDGPGPVRRRS; encoded by the coding sequence GTGACACTGCGGCTCGACGAGGCGCCCACCGTGGTCGATGCCGGCATCGGGGTGCACGGCGTCTCCACCGCCCACGACGTCTTCCGGCTGCCCGACCTGTGGCAGCTGCACCTCTACAACTACGAGGGTGCTCTGTCCCTCGGGCAGTCGGTCCACCCCATACGCCCCGGCCACGTCAGCCTGGTGCCGCCGAACACGGAGGTGCACTTTCACTACCGGGGCAGGTCGGAGCATTTCTACGTCCATCTGCGGCTGCACGAGGGCGGAACCACGCGGGTGGTGCCGGTGATGCGGGACGCCGGGGCCGAGAGCACCCGTCTGGCCGATCTGCTCCGGCACGCCGTGACGGCCATGCCGACTTCTCCCCGGCGAGCCACGGCCGAGGTCTGGACCGCTCTGTGGCGCATCGCCGAGTTGCCGAGGGACGACGGAGCGGGGCACCGCCACCCCTTCGTGGCAGCCGCCCAGGCCTACATCGAGGAACACCTGGCCGGCCCGCTGTCCGTACCGGACGTCGCTCGCGCCGTCGGGATCTCCCACACACACCTGACGCGCGTGTTCCGTGCCGAAGCCGGCCTCACGGTCGTGGCGTACATCCGGCACCGACGCCTGCAACGCGCCCGCCACCTCCTGTTGTCCTCCACCCTGTCCATCACCGCCATCGCCGCGGCCGTGGGCATCGCCGATCTCCAGGCCTTCAACAAGGCCTGCCGCCGTGAACTCGGCGCGAGCCCCCGTGACGTACGTGCGGCTGCCCCTGCGGGGCTGGACGGTCCTGGACCGGTACGCCGGCGGAGTTGA
- a CDS encoding phytanoyl-CoA dioxygenase family protein produces the protein MSTSKQLLTSVQVARFVAQGFLRLDGVVPQEINERAVAALTEGLPAVSYGTPLGGAFAQDTFVHELLALPVVAGAVESLVGPEPTVDHHAVHVREPHEGQAQPLHGDAIIDVRPDAFDIQLMYYPHEVTAEMGGTLSVPGSHLRRINETDVGRVQNLRGQTRLTCPAGTVVLVHHGIWHSGRRNDTAGRRYMYKLRLNPTVPQVRLWDVSDLHDPAVTAELNTHFPWYEWATARLEIYNRVLLWRALTGDDSFDVDYWVTRVSNRPTLRSHA, from the coding sequence ATGTCAACCAGCAAGCAACTCCTGACATCGGTTCAGGTGGCGCGCTTCGTCGCGCAGGGATTCCTGCGCCTGGACGGGGTGGTGCCGCAGGAAATCAATGAACGGGCCGTCGCGGCCTTGACCGAGGGCCTGCCGGCAGTGTCCTACGGCACTCCGCTGGGCGGGGCGTTCGCGCAGGACACCTTCGTCCACGAGCTGCTCGCCCTGCCGGTCGTCGCGGGCGCTGTCGAGAGCCTGGTCGGCCCCGAGCCGACCGTCGACCACCATGCGGTGCATGTGCGCGAGCCGCACGAGGGACAGGCGCAGCCGCTCCACGGAGACGCGATCATCGACGTGCGGCCGGACGCGTTCGACATCCAGCTCATGTACTACCCGCACGAGGTGACCGCCGAGATGGGCGGCACCCTCAGTGTGCCCGGAAGCCACCTGCGCAGGATCAACGAGACGGACGTCGGCCGCGTCCAGAACCTCAGGGGGCAGACCCGTCTGACCTGCCCGGCGGGCACGGTCGTCCTCGTGCACCACGGCATCTGGCACAGTGGCCGCCGCAACGACACCGCGGGCCGTCGCTACATGTACAAGCTCCGCCTCAACCCGACCGTGCCGCAGGTGCGGCTGTGGGACGTCTCCGACCTGCACGACCCTGCGGTGACCGCGGAACTCAACACGCACTTCCCCTGGTACGAGTGGGCCACGGCCCGACTGGAGATCTACAACCGGGTCCTCCTGTGGCGGGCCCTGACCGGTGACGACTCGTTCGACGTCGACTACTGGGTCACGCGCGTCAGCAACCGGCCGACCTTGAGGAGTCACGCATGA
- a CDS encoding SpoIIE family protein phosphatase, which produces MTGKQDAPTAVAVVDPEGLVSGWSEGGRLLLGWTAKDTIGRPVTDLLVDPPPPGFPKGYGVGPDPTGSIPLRHRDGSTVDAVVTAHPLLGPDGRALGHVVTIQRWGRRPVVADRAFEQSPFALGVYDPDLRFLWINASSARVIAHSEEQVLGKKYREVLPEFDRTLFPERDDKPYTDALAQVARTGEPTRLITVFRPRGSDYANAWATSIWPVRDAEGRVRAIANWGFDMSAEYWARQRLLLLNEASGGIGRTLDVIGTAQELAMTPVPGFVDLVTVDLFDEVLRGEEPPSASAFTPGETIVLSRAAQHSAKGDTNSAPGPTTPVSHTPGSVAARCMATGRSTVQLAAGPGQGGEWAFGPGLAADPAHWPPGNPLIDESLAAEGMTGRITVPLRARGALLGVVAFSRLDRPEAFTADDLILAEELTAKAAVAIDNARRYSRERTTALTLQRTLLPQGLPNQEAVEVASRYLPGGTGTEVGGDWFDVIPLSGARVALVVGDVVGHGLHASASMGRLRTAVRTLADVDLPPDELLTHLDDLVLHLASDLQPAGHFQPAGESGATCLYTVYDPVSRRFTLASAGHPLPLIISPDGTRTPVTAQPGPPLGIGGLPFEATELELPEGSLLALYTDGLVESRERDVDQRITELQRALNPSATSLEALCDTVMDAMLPDRRTDDAALLLARTHALARHHVADWDVEPDHAQVPVARKFAVDQVDAWGLEEAAFVTELVVSELVTNAIRYGEPPIRLRLIRDTSLICEVSDASNTAPHMRRARAFDEGGRGLLLVAQLTEGWGTRHTTNGKTIWCAQPLPQPERH; this is translated from the coding sequence ATGACCGGCAAGCAGGACGCGCCCACTGCCGTTGCCGTGGTGGACCCGGAGGGCTTGGTGAGCGGCTGGAGCGAGGGGGGCAGGCTCCTGCTGGGCTGGACGGCGAAGGACACCATCGGGCGCCCCGTGACCGACTTGCTGGTCGATCCCCCGCCACCCGGCTTCCCCAAGGGTTACGGCGTCGGTCCCGATCCGACGGGGTCCATCCCCCTGCGCCACCGGGACGGTTCCACGGTGGACGCCGTGGTGACGGCTCACCCGCTGCTCGGCCCCGACGGGCGGGCGCTGGGCCACGTGGTGACCATTCAGCGGTGGGGACGCCGCCCGGTGGTCGCCGACCGGGCCTTCGAACAGAGCCCCTTCGCTCTGGGCGTCTACGACCCCGATCTGCGGTTCCTGTGGATCAACGCCTCCTCGGCCCGGGTGATCGCGCACTCCGAGGAGCAAGTGCTCGGCAAGAAGTACCGCGAGGTGCTTCCCGAATTCGACCGCACGCTGTTTCCCGAAAGGGACGACAAGCCCTACACCGACGCGCTCGCCCAAGTGGCGAGGACGGGTGAGCCCACGCGTCTGATCACCGTCTTCCGCCCGCGCGGCAGCGACTACGCCAATGCCTGGGCCACCAGCATCTGGCCAGTCCGAGACGCCGAGGGCAGGGTCCGCGCGATCGCCAACTGGGGATTCGACATGAGCGCCGAGTACTGGGCTCGGCAGCGCCTGCTCCTCCTCAACGAGGCCAGCGGCGGCATCGGCCGGACCCTGGACGTGATCGGCACCGCCCAGGAACTGGCCATGACCCCGGTGCCGGGGTTCGTCGACCTCGTCACCGTGGATCTCTTCGACGAGGTGCTGCGCGGAGAGGAACCGCCCTCCGCGTCCGCGTTCACCCCCGGCGAGACCATCGTGCTCAGCCGTGCCGCGCAGCACAGCGCCAAGGGGGACACCAACAGCGCTCCCGGGCCCACGACGCCGGTCAGCCACACTCCCGGTTCCGTCGCCGCCCGCTGCATGGCCACCGGCAGGTCCACGGTCCAGCTCGCGGCTGGACCCGGCCAGGGCGGCGAATGGGCCTTCGGACCCGGACTCGCCGCCGACCCGGCCCACTGGCCACCGGGCAACCCGTTGATCGACGAGTCCCTTGCCGCGGAGGGGATGACCGGCCGGATCACCGTGCCGCTCCGGGCGCGCGGCGCGCTGCTCGGGGTCGTCGCCTTCTCCCGCCTGGACCGGCCCGAGGCCTTCACCGCCGATGACCTGATCCTCGCCGAAGAGCTGACCGCCAAGGCAGCCGTTGCCATCGACAACGCCCGCCGGTACTCGCGCGAGCGCACGACCGCGCTGACCCTGCAACGCACCCTGCTGCCGCAGGGGCTGCCCAACCAGGAGGCGGTCGAGGTGGCGTCCCGCTACCTGCCCGGCGGGACCGGCACGGAAGTGGGCGGTGACTGGTTCGACGTCATCCCGCTGTCCGGCGCCCGGGTCGCCCTGGTCGTCGGCGATGTCGTCGGCCACGGCCTGCACGCCTCGGCCAGCATGGGGCGGCTGCGCACGGCGGTCCGCACCCTCGCCGACGTCGACCTGCCGCCGGACGAGCTGCTGACCCACCTGGACGACCTGGTCCTCCACCTCGCCAGCGACCTCCAGCCCGCCGGCCACTTCCAGCCCGCCGGCGAGTCCGGTGCCACCTGCCTGTACACCGTCTACGACCCCGTCTCCCGACGCTTCACGCTGGCGAGCGCCGGCCACCCCCTGCCGCTGATCATCTCCCCGGACGGCACGAGGACACCCGTCACCGCGCAGCCCGGACCGCCGCTCGGGATCGGTGGGCTGCCTTTCGAGGCCACCGAGCTCGAGCTGCCCGAGGGCAGCCTGCTCGCCCTCTACACCGACGGACTGGTGGAGAGCCGCGAGCGCGACGTCGACCAGCGGATCACCGAACTGCAGCGAGCCCTGAACCCCTCGGCCACCTCGCTGGAGGCCCTGTGCGACACGGTGATGGACGCCATGCTCCCCGATCGCCGCACCGACGACGCCGCCCTGCTGCTGGCTCGCACGCACGCGCTGGCTCGCCACCACGTCGCCGACTGGGACGTCGAGCCCGACCACGCGCAGGTGCCCGTCGCCAGGAAGTTCGCCGTCGACCAGGTGGACGCCTGGGGCCTGGAGGAGGCGGCGTTCGTCACCGAGCTGGTCGTCAGCGAGCTGGTCACCAACGCCATCAGATACGGCGAGCCGCCGATCAGGCTGCGGCTGATTCGCGACACTTCCCTGATCTGCGAGGTTTCCGACGCCAGCAACACCGCTCCGCACATGCGCCGGGCCCGCGCCTTCGACGAGGGCGGCCGAGGACTGTTGCTCGTCGCCCAGCTCACCGAGGGGTGGGGCACCCGGCACACGACCAACGGCAAGACCATCTGGTGCGCTCAGCCCCTCCCCCAGCCGGAGCGGCACTGA
- a CDS encoding glycoside hydrolase family 6 protein, with the protein MRRRLLALVAALSSLPLALTAAPSAHAADPTTMTNGFYADPDSSAKRWVAANPGDGRTPAINASIANTPTARWFGSWSGTIGTATGAYAGAADARDKLPILVAYNIYNRDYCGGHSAGGASSPSAYANWISQFAGGIGGRPAVVILEPDSLGDYGCMNQAQIDERRGMLTGALAAFNRQAPNTWVYMDAGNPAWASPATMARRLHEAGLRQAHGFSLNVSNYLTTAENTAYGAAVNRELSARYGYTKPFVVDTSRNGNGSNGQWCNPSGRRIGTPTQLGGGAEMLLWIKVPGESDGNCGVGTGSSAGQFLPEVAYKMIYGY; encoded by the coding sequence ATGCGCCGCAGACTCCTCGCCCTGGTGGCAGCCCTCTCCTCGCTGCCGCTGGCGCTCACCGCCGCCCCCTCCGCCCACGCGGCCGACCCGACGACCATGACCAACGGGTTCTACGCGGACCCCGACTCCAGCGCGAAGCGGTGGGTCGCCGCCAACCCCGGTGACGGCCGGACGCCCGCGATCAACGCCTCCATCGCCAACACCCCGACGGCCCGCTGGTTCGGCTCCTGGAGCGGCACCATCGGCACCGCCACCGGCGCGTACGCGGGCGCCGCGGACGCCCGGGACAAGCTGCCCATCCTCGTCGCCTACAACATCTACAACCGCGACTACTGCGGCGGGCACTCCGCGGGCGGAGCGTCTTCGCCGTCCGCCTACGCGAACTGGATCTCCCAGTTCGCGGGCGGGATCGGCGGCCGGCCGGCCGTCGTCATCCTCGAACCGGACTCCCTCGGGGACTACGGCTGCATGAACCAGGCCCAGATCGACGAACGCAGGGGCATGCTCACCGGCGCGCTCGCGGCGTTCAACCGTCAGGCCCCCAACACCTGGGTCTACATGGACGCCGGCAACCCGGCCTGGGCGAGCCCGGCGACCATGGCCCGGCGCCTTCACGAAGCGGGCCTGCGACAGGCCCACGGCTTCTCGCTCAACGTCTCCAACTACCTGACGACGGCCGAGAACACCGCGTACGGCGCCGCCGTCAACAGGGAACTCAGCGCCCGGTACGGCTACACCAAGCCGTTCGTCGTGGACACCAGCCGCAACGGCAACGGCTCCAACGGCCAGTGGTGCAACCCTTCAGGCCGCCGTATCGGCACCCCCACCCAGCTGGGCGGAGGCGCCGAGATGCTCTTGTGGATCAAGGTCCCGGGCGAGTCCGACGGCAACTGCGGCGTGGGCACCGGCTCCTCGGCCGGGCAGTTCCTCCCGGAGGTCGCCTACAAGATGATCTACGGCTACTGA
- a CDS encoding non-reducing end alpha-L-arabinofuranosidase family hydrolase, producing MNPLKRLGRRRASVLALLATVALVTPGTATGAPDDVKASTLGAQAAQSGRYFGTAVAAGRLGDGTYTRILDREFNSVTPENEMKWDATERSRGQFTFGAADQIVNRAAARGQRLRGHTLVWHSQLPGWVGSIRDANTLRGVMNNHITTVMNRYKGRIHSWDVVNEAFADGGSGQMRSSVFRDVLGTGFVEQAFRTARSADPAAKLCYNDYNIENWSDAKTQGVYRMVRDFKSRGVPIDCVGLQAHFGAGGPPASFQTTLSNFAALGVDVQITELDIAQASPTAYANTVRACMNVARCTGITVWGIRDSDSWRASENPLLFDRNGNKKPAYNAALTTLGGTPAATRSTPAATNGTPAAARKAGNAAALPNRFSWSSSGPLISPKSDATHNIAGIKDPTVVHYNGKYHVFASTASSSGYNLVYLNFSDWSQAGSATHHYLDRSAIGRGYRAAPQVFYYAPQRLWYLVYQTGNASYSTNPDISNPNGWSAPRNFYSSMPDIIRQNIGNGHWVDMWVICDSANCYLFSSDDNGHLYRSQTTVGQFPNGFTNTVIAARDSKYALFEASNVYKVQGSNQYLLLVEAIGSDGRRYFRSWTSGSLAGSWTPLAASESNPFARANNVSFPSGAWTRDISHGEMIRAGYDQTLTIPACRLQYLYQGMNPNAGGDYNLLPWRLGLLTQTNSTC from the coding sequence ATGAACCCGCTGAAACGACTCGGCCGTCGCCGAGCCTCGGTGTTAGCCCTCCTGGCCACGGTCGCCCTCGTGACGCCGGGGACCGCGACCGGCGCACCCGACGACGTCAAGGCCTCCACTCTGGGCGCCCAAGCCGCCCAGTCCGGGCGCTACTTCGGAACAGCCGTGGCCGCCGGACGGCTCGGCGACGGCACGTACACGAGGATCCTGGACCGTGAGTTCAACTCGGTCACGCCCGAGAACGAGATGAAGTGGGACGCGACCGAGCGATCCCGCGGGCAGTTCACCTTCGGCGCCGCCGACCAGATCGTCAACCGCGCGGCGGCCCGCGGTCAGCGCCTGCGCGGCCACACCCTGGTCTGGCACTCCCAACTGCCCGGCTGGGTCGGCTCCATCAGGGACGCGAACACCCTGCGCGGCGTGATGAACAACCACATCACCACCGTGATGAACCGCTACAAGGGCCGGATCCACTCCTGGGACGTGGTCAACGAGGCCTTCGCGGACGGCGGCAGCGGCCAGATGCGCAGCTCCGTCTTCCGGGACGTGCTGGGCACCGGCTTCGTCGAGCAGGCCTTCCGCACGGCTCGGTCGGCCGACCCGGCGGCCAAGCTCTGCTACAACGACTACAACATCGAGAACTGGAGCGACGCCAAGACCCAGGGCGTCTACCGCATGGTGCGCGACTTCAAGTCGCGCGGTGTGCCGATCGACTGCGTCGGCCTCCAGGCCCACTTCGGCGCCGGCGGCCCGCCCGCCAGCTTCCAGACGACGCTGTCGAACTTCGCCGCCCTCGGAGTGGACGTCCAGATCACCGAGCTGGACATCGCGCAGGCGTCGCCGACCGCGTACGCGAACACGGTCAGGGCCTGCATGAACGTCGCGCGCTGCACCGGCATCACGGTCTGGGGCATCCGCGACAGCGACTCCTGGCGGGCCTCGGAGAACCCGCTGCTGTTCGACCGCAACGGCAACAAGAAGCCCGCGTACAACGCGGCGCTGACGACGCTGGGCGGCACGCCCGCCGCCACCCGCAGCACGCCCGCCGCCACCAACGGCACGCCCGCCGCCGCGCGCAAGGCCGGCAACGCCGCTGCTCTGCCCAACCGTTTCTCGTGGAGTTCCAGCGGCCCGCTGATCTCGCCGAAGTCGGACGCCACTCACAACATCGCCGGGATCAAGGACCCGACGGTCGTCCACTACAACGGCAAGTACCACGTGTTCGCCAGCACCGCCAGCTCCTCCGGCTACAACCTGGTCTACCTGAATTTCAGTGACTGGTCCCAGGCCGGCTCGGCCACGCACCACTACCTCGACCGCAGCGCCATCGGCCGTGGGTACCGGGCCGCACCGCAGGTCTTCTACTACGCGCCGCAACGCCTGTGGTACCTCGTGTACCAGACCGGCAACGCCTCGTACTCCACCAATCCCGACATCAGCAACCCGAACGGGTGGAGCGCGCCGCGCAACTTCTACTCGTCGATGCCGGACATCATCCGGCAGAACATCGGCAACGGCCACTGGGTCGACATGTGGGTGATCTGCGACAGCGCCAACTGCTACCTGTTCTCCTCGGACGACAACGGACACCTGTACCGCTCGCAGACGACCGTCGGCCAGTTCCCGAACGGGTTCACCAACACCGTCATCGCGGCCCGGGACTCCAAGTACGCCCTGTTCGAAGCGAGCAACGTGTACAAGGTGCAGGGCAGTAACCAGTACCTGCTGCTCGTCGAGGCGATCGGATCGGACGGCCGACGCTACTTCCGCTCCTGGACGTCGGGCAGCCTGGCCGGTTCCTGGACGCCCCTGGCCGCGTCCGAGAGCAACCCGTTCGCGCGGGCGAACAACGTCTCCTTCCCCTCGGGCGCGTGGACCCGGGACATCAGTCACGGCGAGATGATCCGTGCCGGCTACGACCAGACACTGACCATTCCCGCCTGCCGGCTCCAGTACCTCTACCAGGGCATGAACCCCAACGCGGGCGGCGACTACAACCTCCTCCCGTGGCGGCTCGGCCTCCTGACCCAGACCAACTCGACCTGCTGA